One window of the Trifolium pratense cultivar HEN17-A07 linkage group LG2, ARS_RC_1.1, whole genome shotgun sequence genome contains the following:
- the LOC123911552 gene encoding ACT domain-containing protein ACR4-like isoform X1, which yields MSYSQSHYMDDEYEKLFRRMNPPRVVIDNEACKNATVIRVDSANKHGILLEVVQILTDLNLIILKAYISSDGGWFMDVFNVTGQDGNKVTDEVILDYIRKSLGPESCFPTTMRSVGVKQTMDHTAIELMGSDRPGLLSEVSAVLTNLKCNIVNAEVWTHNMRAASVMHVTDEETGSAITDSQRLSLIKELLCNVLGGGNRKRGAKTVVTDDSTHTDRRLHQMMFDDRDYERVDDDFDEKQRPNVDVVNWSDKDYSVVTIECKDRPKLLFDTVCTLTDMQYVVFHANIDAEGPQAYQEYYIKHIDGSPVKSDAERQRVIHCLEAAIERRVSEGLKLELCTTDRVGLLSNVTRIFRENSLTVTRAEVTTKGGKAVNTFYVRGASGCNVDSKTIESIRQTIGNTILKVKGSSESVPQDSPTRSSIFSGLFKSRSFVNFGLVKSYS from the exons ATGAGCTATTCTCAGTCTCACTACATGGATGATGAATATGAGAAACTCTTCAGGAGAATGAACCCTCCTAG GGTTGTAATTGATAATGAAGCCTGCAAGAATGCCACTGTTATAAGG gttGATAGTGCAAACAAACATGGAATACTTCTTGAAGTTGTTCAAATCCTCACTGATCTAAATCTCATCATTCTTAAGGCTTACATCTCTTCTGATGGTGGATGGTTTATGGATg TTTTTAATGTAACTGGCCAAGATGGAAACAAGGTCACAGATGAAGTCATTTTGGATTACATTAGAAAG TCTCTTGGTCCTgaatcttgctttccaactacTATGAGATCTGTTGGTGTTAAACAAACAATGGACCACACTGCGATCGAGCTTATGGGAAGTGATAGGCCGGGATTGCTCTCCGAAGTTAGCGCTGTTCTCACAAACCTCAAATGCAACATAGTAAATGCCGAGGTTTGGACTCACAACATGCGTGCAGCCTCTGTAATGCATGTGACCGATGAGGAAACCGGTTCTGCTATAACTGATTCTCAGAGACTTTCACTTATCAAGGAGCTTCTATGCAATGTGCTTGGCGGTGGAAATAGGAAAAGGGGTGCCAAGACTGTTGTTACTGATGATTCAACTCATACTGATAGAAGGCTTCATCAGATGATGTTTGATGATAGGGATTACGAACGTGTTGACGATGATTTTGATGAGAAACAAAGACCAAATGTTGATGTTGTGAATTGGTCTGATAAGGATTATTCTGTTGTTACTATTGAATGTAAGGATCGGCCAAAGCTTTTGTTCGACACGGTTTGTACTTTAACAGATATGCAATATGTGGTTTTTCATGCCAATATTGATGCTGAGGGGCCACAAGCATATCAG GAATATTACATCAAGCATATCGACGGATCTCCTGTAAAATCTGATGCAGAAAGACAAAGAGTGATACATTGTCTTGAAGCTGCAATTGAGAGAAGAGTTTCTGAG GGTTTGAAGCTAGAACTATGCACCACCGACAGAGTAGGACTATTATCAAATGTGACACGTATCTTTAGAGAGAATAGTCTCACAGTTACAAGAGCAGAAGTAACAACAAAAGGAGGAAAAGCTGTTAACACTTTCTATGTTCGTGGTGCTTCTGGTTGTAATGTTGATTCTAAGACCATTGAATCCATTAGACAAACAATTGGTAACACAATACTAAAAGTTAAGGGTAGTTCTGAATCTGTACCTCAAGATTCTCCTACAAGATCTTCTATCTTTAGTGGTCTTTTCAAGTCTAGATCTTTTGTTAACTTTGGTTTGGTTAAATCTTACTCTTGA
- the LOC123911552 gene encoding ACT domain-containing protein ACR4-like isoform X2: MAFISEVNMSYSQSHYMDDEYEKLFRRMNPPRVVIDNEACKNATVIRVDSANKHGILLEVVQILTDLNLIILKAYISSDGGWFMDVFNVTGQDGNKVTDEVILDYIRKSLGPESCFPTTMRSVGVKQTMDHTAIELMGSDRPGLLSEVSAVLTNLKCNIVNAEVWTHNMRAASVMHVTDEETGSAITDSQRLSLIKELLCNVLGGGNRKRGAKTVVTDDSTHTDRRLHQMMFDDRDYERVDDDFDEKQRPNVDVVNWSDKDYSVVTIECKDRPKLLFDTVCTLTDMQYVVFHANIDAEGPQAYQEYYIKHIDGSPVKSDAERQRVIHCLEAAIERRVSEGLKLELCTTDRVGLLSNVTRIFRENSLTVTRAEVTTKGGKAVNTFYVRGASGCNVDSKTIESIRQTIGNTILKVKGSSESVPQDSPTRSSIFSGLFKSRSFVNFGLVKSYS; encoded by the exons ATGG CTTTTATTTCTGAGGTCAACATGAGCTATTCTCAGTCTCACTACATGGATGATGAATATGAGAAACTCTTCAGGAGAATGAACCCTCCTAG GGTTGTAATTGATAATGAAGCCTGCAAGAATGCCACTGTTATAAGG gttGATAGTGCAAACAAACATGGAATACTTCTTGAAGTTGTTCAAATCCTCACTGATCTAAATCTCATCATTCTTAAGGCTTACATCTCTTCTGATGGTGGATGGTTTATGGATg TTTTTAATGTAACTGGCCAAGATGGAAACAAGGTCACAGATGAAGTCATTTTGGATTACATTAGAAAG TCTCTTGGTCCTgaatcttgctttccaactacTATGAGATCTGTTGGTGTTAAACAAACAATGGACCACACTGCGATCGAGCTTATGGGAAGTGATAGGCCGGGATTGCTCTCCGAAGTTAGCGCTGTTCTCACAAACCTCAAATGCAACATAGTAAATGCCGAGGTTTGGACTCACAACATGCGTGCAGCCTCTGTAATGCATGTGACCGATGAGGAAACCGGTTCTGCTATAACTGATTCTCAGAGACTTTCACTTATCAAGGAGCTTCTATGCAATGTGCTTGGCGGTGGAAATAGGAAAAGGGGTGCCAAGACTGTTGTTACTGATGATTCAACTCATACTGATAGAAGGCTTCATCAGATGATGTTTGATGATAGGGATTACGAACGTGTTGACGATGATTTTGATGAGAAACAAAGACCAAATGTTGATGTTGTGAATTGGTCTGATAAGGATTATTCTGTTGTTACTATTGAATGTAAGGATCGGCCAAAGCTTTTGTTCGACACGGTTTGTACTTTAACAGATATGCAATATGTGGTTTTTCATGCCAATATTGATGCTGAGGGGCCACAAGCATATCAG GAATATTACATCAAGCATATCGACGGATCTCCTGTAAAATCTGATGCAGAAAGACAAAGAGTGATACATTGTCTTGAAGCTGCAATTGAGAGAAGAGTTTCTGAG GGTTTGAAGCTAGAACTATGCACCACCGACAGAGTAGGACTATTATCAAATGTGACACGTATCTTTAGAGAGAATAGTCTCACAGTTACAAGAGCAGAAGTAACAACAAAAGGAGGAAAAGCTGTTAACACTTTCTATGTTCGTGGTGCTTCTGGTTGTAATGTTGATTCTAAGACCATTGAATCCATTAGACAAACAATTGGTAACACAATACTAAAAGTTAAGGGTAGTTCTGAATCTGTACCTCAAGATTCTCCTACAAGATCTTCTATCTTTAGTGGTCTTTTCAAGTCTAGATCTTTTGTTAACTTTGGTTTGGTTAAATCTTACTCTTGA